In a genomic window of Streptomyces pristinaespiralis:
- a CDS encoding acetyl-CoA C-acetyltransferase: protein MSTEAYVYDAIRTPRGRGKANGALHGTKPIDLVVGLIHEIQDRFPDLDPAAVDDIVLGVVGPVGDQGSDIARIAAIAAGLPDTVAGVQENRFCASGLEAVNMAAMKVRSGWEDLVLAGGVESMSRVPMASDGGAWFADPMTNYETNFVPQGIGADLIATLGGWSRRDVDEYAAMSQERAAAAWKDGRFDRSVVPVRDRNGLVVLDHDEHMRPGTTADSLASLKPSFAGIGDLGGFDAVALQKYHWVEKIDHVHHAGNSSGIVDGAALVAIGSKEVGERYGLTPRARIVSAAVSGSEPTIMLTGPAPATRKALAKAGLTIDDIDLVEINEAFAGVVLRFAQDMGLSLDKVNVNGGAIAMGHPLGATGAMILGTLIDELERQDKRYGLATLCVGGGMGIATVVERL from the coding sequence GTGAGCACCGAAGCGTACGTGTACGACGCGATCCGCACCCCGCGCGGTCGCGGCAAGGCCAACGGGGCCCTGCACGGCACCAAGCCGATCGATCTCGTCGTCGGACTGATCCACGAGATCCAGGACCGGTTCCCGGACCTGGACCCCGCCGCCGTCGACGACATCGTGCTCGGCGTCGTCGGGCCGGTCGGCGACCAGGGGTCCGACATCGCCCGGATCGCGGCCATCGCCGCCGGGCTGCCCGACACCGTCGCCGGCGTACAGGAGAACCGCTTCTGTGCCTCGGGCCTCGAGGCCGTCAACATGGCCGCGATGAAGGTGCGTTCCGGCTGGGAGGACCTGGTCCTCGCCGGCGGCGTCGAGTCGATGTCGCGCGTACCGATGGCCTCCGACGGCGGCGCCTGGTTCGCCGACCCGATGACCAACTACGAGACCAACTTCGTCCCGCAGGGCATCGGCGCCGACCTGATCGCCACCCTCGGCGGCTGGTCGCGCCGCGACGTCGACGAGTACGCGGCGATGTCGCAGGAGCGGGCCGCCGCCGCGTGGAAGGACGGGCGCTTCGACCGTTCGGTCGTGCCCGTCCGCGACCGCAACGGCCTCGTCGTCCTCGACCACGACGAGCACATGCGCCCCGGCACCACGGCGGACTCCCTCGCGTCCCTCAAGCCGTCCTTCGCGGGCATCGGGGACCTCGGCGGCTTCGACGCCGTCGCCCTGCAGAAGTACCACTGGGTCGAGAAGATCGACCATGTGCACCACGCCGGAAACTCCTCAGGCATCGTCGACGGCGCCGCCCTCGTCGCCATCGGCAGCAAGGAGGTGGGCGAGCGTTACGGGCTCACCCCGCGCGCCCGGATCGTCTCCGCCGCCGTCTCCGGCTCCGAGCCGACGATCATGCTCACCGGTCCGGCGCCCGCGACCCGCAAGGCACTCGCCAAGGCCGGGCTGACCATCGACGACATCGACCTCGTCGAGATCAACGAGGCCTTCGCCGGCGTCGTCCTGCGCTTCGCCCAGGACATGGGCCTCTCCCTCGACAAGGTCAACGTCAACGGTGGCGCGATCGCCATGGGCCACCCGCTGGGCGCGACCGGGGCGATGATCCTCGGCACCCTCATCGACGAACTGGAACGCCAGGACAAGCGGTACGGCCTCGCCACCCTCTGCGTGGGCGGCGGCATGGGCATCGCCACCGTCGTCGAGCGTCTCTGA
- a CDS encoding acyl-CoA dehydrogenase family protein, giving the protein MKRQIFTDEHEAFRRTVRTFLAKEVEPHYEQWEKDGIVSRDAWLAAGRQGLLGLAVPEEYGGGGNDDFRYAAVLHEEFTRAGAPGLAIGLHNDIIGPYLTSLATDEQKRRWLPGFCSGEIITAIAMTEPGAGSDLQGIRTTAEDRGDHWLLNGSKTFISNGILADLVIVVAKTTPEGGAHGLSLLVVERGAEGFERGRNLDKIGQKSQDTAELFFNDVRVPKENLLGELNGAFIHLMTNLAQERMAIAVAGIAAAEHLLEITTEYVKEREAFGRPLARLQHIRFEIAELATECAVTRAFLDRCITDHTNGELDAVHASMAKWWATELQKRAADRCLQLHGGYGYMNEYRVARAFTDGRIQTIYGGTTEIMKEIIGRSLLG; this is encoded by the coding sequence TTGAAGCGCCAGATCTTCACCGACGAGCACGAGGCCTTCCGCCGGACCGTGCGCACCTTCCTCGCCAAGGAGGTGGAGCCGCACTACGAGCAGTGGGAGAAGGACGGGATCGTCAGCCGCGACGCGTGGCTGGCCGCGGGCCGGCAGGGGCTGCTGGGTCTCGCCGTGCCCGAGGAGTACGGCGGCGGCGGCAACGACGACTTCCGATACGCCGCGGTGCTCCACGAGGAGTTCACCCGCGCCGGCGCGCCCGGCCTGGCCATCGGCCTGCACAACGACATCATCGGCCCCTACCTCACCTCCCTCGCCACCGACGAGCAGAAGCGGCGCTGGCTGCCCGGCTTCTGCAGCGGCGAGATCATCACCGCGATCGCGATGACCGAGCCGGGCGCCGGCTCCGACCTCCAGGGCATCCGCACCACGGCGGAGGACCGCGGCGACCACTGGCTGCTGAACGGCTCCAAGACCTTCATCTCCAACGGCATCCTCGCCGACCTGGTGATCGTCGTCGCCAAAACCACTCCCGAGGGCGGCGCGCACGGCCTGTCGCTGCTGGTCGTCGAGCGGGGCGCGGAGGGCTTCGAGCGTGGCCGCAACCTCGACAAGATCGGCCAGAAGTCGCAGGACACCGCCGAACTGTTCTTCAACGACGTCCGTGTCCCGAAGGAGAACCTGCTCGGCGAGCTCAACGGCGCCTTCATCCATCTGATGACCAACCTCGCGCAGGAACGGATGGCGATCGCCGTCGCCGGCATCGCCGCGGCCGAGCATCTGCTGGAGATCACCACCGAGTACGTCAAGGAGCGTGAGGCCTTCGGCCGGCCGCTCGCGCGGCTCCAGCACATCCGCTTCGAGATCGCGGAGCTGGCGACCGAATGCGCGGTCACCCGTGCCTTCCTCGACCGCTGCATCACCGACCACACCAACGGCGAGCTGGACGCCGTCCACGCCTCGATGGCCAAGTGGTGGGCGACCGAACTCCAGAAGCGTGCCGCCGACCGCTGCCTCCAGCTCCACGGCGGGTACGGCTACATGAACGAGTACCGCGTCGCCAGGGCATTCACCGACGGACGCATCCAGACCATCTACGGCGGCACGACCGAGATCATGAAGGAGATCATCGGTCGTTCCCTGCTCGGCTAA
- a CDS encoding helix-turn-helix domain-containing protein encodes MKPTWWRGRFGVLGEAPASVVQAVQGFLGPPLFTEGWLAGRPVMPAEKAAACYARAVRTWGRANIHSDVDVEHFNRLAQQLIDAADALPLFAGRRAQPGPGDDPVGAAMQRVHVLREHRGACHLAAVPLCGPTARAAMVINLGVEQATRYGRQGPHPVAATLIPRRQRAEQLTDELQAPLYATLTDRQRAEFAELVSALTTSLTP; translated from the coding sequence GTGAAGCCGACCTGGTGGCGCGGACGGTTCGGGGTGCTCGGTGAGGCACCGGCGTCGGTGGTCCAGGCGGTACAAGGGTTCCTCGGCCCTCCACTGTTCACCGAGGGCTGGCTGGCCGGACGGCCCGTGATGCCGGCGGAGAAAGCCGCGGCCTGTTATGCGCGGGCCGTCCGGACGTGGGGGCGCGCCAACATCCACTCCGACGTCGACGTGGAGCACTTCAACCGCCTGGCACAGCAACTGATCGACGCCGCCGACGCACTGCCTCTGTTCGCCGGCCGGCGGGCGCAACCAGGCCCCGGCGACGACCCGGTCGGTGCGGCCATGCAGCGCGTACACGTCCTGCGGGAACACCGCGGCGCCTGCCATCTGGCGGCGGTGCCCCTGTGCGGGCCGACCGCCCGAGCGGCGATGGTCATCAACCTCGGCGTCGAGCAGGCGACCCGCTACGGCCGGCAAGGGCCCCATCCCGTCGCCGCGACACTGATCCCCCGGCGGCAGCGCGCCGAGCAGCTCACCGACGAGCTGCAGGCGCCGCTCTACGCCACACTGACCGACCGGCAACGTGCCGAATTCGCCGAGCTGGTCAGCGCGTTGACCACCTCGCTGACGCCATGA
- a CDS encoding endonuclease V → MKIVEAPSGWPVNEEEALAVQDELRARVVLDEPGPPVGTGLVTGVDVAYDDDRDVVAAAAVVLDAETLTVVEEATAIGRITFPYVPGLLAFREIPTVLAALESLTAGPGLVLCDGYGLAHPRRFGLASHLGVLTGLPSIGVAKNPFVFTYGELGPERGDVAPLLADDGEEVGRALRTQQGVKPVFVSAGHRVTLDSACAHTLRLAPEFRVPQTTRRADALCRRALAEATGV, encoded by the coding sequence ATGAAGATCGTCGAAGCGCCCTCCGGCTGGCCGGTGAACGAAGAAGAGGCCCTGGCCGTCCAGGACGAACTGCGCGCCCGAGTCGTCCTGGACGAGCCGGGCCCGCCGGTCGGCACCGGGCTGGTGACCGGCGTCGACGTGGCGTACGACGACGACCGCGACGTCGTCGCCGCGGCGGCGGTCGTGCTGGACGCGGAGACGCTGACCGTAGTGGAAGAGGCCACGGCGATCGGCCGGATCACCTTCCCCTACGTGCCCGGGCTGCTCGCCTTCCGCGAGATCCCGACGGTGCTGGCCGCGCTCGAATCGCTCACGGCCGGGCCGGGCCTGGTCCTCTGCGACGGCTACGGCCTCGCGCACCCACGGCGGTTCGGGCTGGCGAGCCATCTCGGGGTGCTGACGGGGCTGCCGTCGATCGGGGTGGCGAAGAACCCGTTCGTCTTCACCTACGGCGAACTCGGGCCGGAGCGGGGCGATGTCGCGCCTCTTCTCGCCGACGACGGCGAGGAGGTCGGCAGGGCGCTGCGCACGCAGCAGGGCGTGAAGCCGGTCTTCGTCTCGGCGGGGCACCGCGTGACGCTGGACTCGGCATGCGCCCACACGCTGCGGCTGGCACCGGAGTTCCGGGTGCCACAGACGACACGGCGCGCGGACGCCCTGTGCCGGAGGGCGCTTGCGGAGGCGACAGGCGTGTGA
- a CDS encoding phospholipase, which yields MRRRFALPLVAAALALPAALIPAGSAAAAPADKLQVLSSWTQTSATSYNAWAAARANQGAWSAYGFNWSTDYCSTSPDNPFGFPFKMSCARHDFGYRNYKAVGTFDANKSRLDSAFYEDLKRVCNRYSGATRTACNSTAWTYYQAVSAFGYSAAVDGGKAA from the coding sequence ATGCGTCGCCGTTTCGCCCTGCCGCTCGTGGCGGCCGCTCTGGCTTTGCCCGCCGCCCTGATCCCCGCCGGGTCGGCCGCCGCCGCCCCCGCCGACAAGCTCCAGGTGCTCAGTTCCTGGACACAGACCAGCGCCACCAGCTACAACGCCTGGGCCGCCGCCCGGGCCAACCAGGGCGCCTGGAGCGCCTACGGCTTCAACTGGTCCACGGACTACTGCTCGACGTCGCCGGACAACCCGTTCGGCTTCCCTTTCAAAATGTCATGCGCACGCCATGACTTCGGTTATCGGAACTACAAGGCCGTCGGTACCTTCGACGCGAACAAGTCCAGACTGGACTCGGCGTTCTACGAGGACCTGAAGCGGGTGTGCAACCGGTACTCCGGCGCCACCCGCACGGCGTGCAACTCGACGGCGTGGACGTACTACCAGGCCGTGTCCGCCTTCGGGTACTCGGCCGCGGTCGACGGCGGCAAGGCCGCCTGA
- a CDS encoding CaiB/BaiF CoA transferase family protein, protein MTASGNGPLAGVRVVELAGIGPGPFAAMLLGDLGADVVRVDRPGGAGLAIDPAYDLTNRNKRSVLIDLKSADGPARVLDLVERADVLIEGFRPGVAERLGVGPDECLARNPRLVYGRMTGWGQQGPLAQRAGHDISYIALTGTLSMIGSSGEPPTVPANLVGDYAGGSLYLVIGVLAALQHARAEGGGGQVVDAAIVDGATHLATMIHGMMAAGGWQDRRGANLLDGGCPFYGTYETADGEYMAVGALEQQFYDRFVELLGIKDDIPARKDFDRWDELRQAVADRFRSRTRAEWTAVFEGTDACVAPVLSLREAPAHPHLAARGTFVDHGGITQPAPAPRFSATPTAVSRGPAQPGADTADVARDWDVPAIRPQEDR, encoded by the coding sequence ATGACAGCGTCAGGGAACGGCCCGCTGGCCGGGGTCCGAGTGGTGGAGCTGGCGGGCATCGGGCCCGGCCCCTTCGCCGCCATGCTCCTCGGCGACCTCGGGGCCGATGTCGTGCGCGTCGACCGTCCCGGCGGTGCCGGGCTCGCCATCGACCCGGCGTACGACCTCACCAACCGCAACAAGCGCTCGGTGCTGATCGACCTCAAGTCGGCCGACGGCCCCGCCCGGGTCCTCGACCTCGTCGAGCGCGCCGACGTCCTCATCGAGGGCTTCCGGCCCGGCGTCGCCGAGCGCCTCGGCGTGGGCCCCGACGAATGCCTCGCCCGCAACCCGCGCCTGGTCTACGGACGGATGACCGGCTGGGGCCAGCAGGGCCCGCTCGCCCAGCGCGCCGGCCACGACATCTCCTACATCGCCCTGACCGGCACACTCTCCATGATCGGCAGTTCCGGCGAGCCGCCCACCGTTCCCGCCAACCTCGTCGGCGACTACGCGGGCGGCTCCCTCTACCTGGTCATCGGCGTGCTCGCGGCCCTCCAGCACGCCCGCGCCGAAGGCGGCGGCGGACAGGTCGTCGACGCGGCCATCGTCGACGGCGCCACGCACCTCGCCACGATGATCCACGGGATGATGGCCGCCGGCGGCTGGCAGGACCGCCGCGGTGCCAACCTCCTCGACGGCGGCTGCCCCTTCTACGGCACCTACGAGACCGCCGACGGCGAGTACATGGCGGTGGGCGCGCTGGAGCAGCAGTTCTACGACCGGTTCGTCGAACTGCTCGGCATCAAGGACGACATCCCGGCCCGCAAGGACTTCGACCGCTGGGATGAGCTCCGCCAGGCGGTCGCCGACCGGTTCAGGTCCCGTACCCGCGCCGAGTGGACCGCCGTCTTCGAAGGCACCGACGCCTGCGTCGCGCCCGTGCTCTCGCTCCGCGAGGCCCCCGCCCATCCGCACCTCGCCGCCCGCGGGACGTTCGTCGACCACGGCGGCATCACGCAGCCCGCCCCCGCGCCCCGCTTCTCCGCCACACCCACAGCCGTGAGCCGGGGCCCCGCCCAGCCCGGCGCGGACACCGCGGACGTCGCCAGGGACTGGGACGTGCCCGCTATCCGGCCCCAGGAGGACCGTTGA
- a CDS encoding WD40/YVTN/BNR-like repeat-containing protein, whose amino-acid sequence MRSMGKTRRMLSVGLCAVAMAAATAAPAKAEGAAPAVDRPGAAGTPGWSLKDTGTDVRLRGLAPVSRKTAWVAGSKGTVLRTTDGGRSWLDVSPPGAEALEFRDVEAFDARRAVVLAIGEGEASRVLRTEDGGASWTESFRNTDARAFYDCITFFDSRNGLAMSDPVDGKYRILSTGDGGRSWEVLPDAGMPPALPGEAGFAASGQCLVSSGPKDVWLATGGGATARVLHSADRGLNWTVAESTIPAGDPARGVFALAFRDRTHGLAVGGDYRADQASPRAAAVTGDGGRSWRQAQTPPPAYRSGVAWLPHSRSAALAVGPTGTDLTTDGGRTWRTVDTGSFDTVDCTADLGCWAAGEKGRVARLEF is encoded by the coding sequence ATGAGGTCCATGGGGAAGACGAGACGAATGCTGTCCGTGGGGCTGTGCGCCGTCGCGATGGCGGCCGCGACGGCGGCACCGGCGAAGGCGGAAGGAGCGGCCCCGGCGGTGGACCGGCCCGGGGCGGCCGGGACCCCCGGCTGGAGCCTGAAGGACACCGGGACCGACGTGCGGCTGCGGGGGCTGGCACCCGTCAGCCGGAAGACCGCGTGGGTGGCAGGCTCCAAGGGCACCGTGCTGCGCACCACCGACGGCGGCCGGAGCTGGCTGGACGTCTCACCGCCCGGGGCCGAGGCGCTCGAGTTCCGTGACGTCGAGGCGTTCGACGCCCGGCGCGCGGTGGTCCTCGCCATCGGCGAGGGCGAGGCATCCCGGGTGCTGCGCACCGAGGACGGCGGGGCGAGCTGGACCGAGTCGTTCCGCAACACCGACGCCAGGGCGTTCTACGACTGCATCACCTTCTTCGACAGCCGGAACGGCCTGGCCATGAGCGACCCCGTGGACGGCAAGTACCGCATCCTGTCCACCGGAGACGGCGGGCGGTCCTGGGAGGTCCTCCCCGACGCCGGGATGCCGCCCGCCCTGCCGGGCGAGGCGGGCTTCGCCGCGAGCGGCCAGTGTCTCGTCAGCTCAGGCCCCAAGGACGTCTGGCTGGCCACCGGGGGCGGCGCCACGGCGCGGGTGCTGCACTCCGCGGACCGCGGGCTGAACTGGACCGTCGCGGAGTCGACGATCCCTGCGGGCGACCCGGCCCGTGGCGTCTTCGCGCTCGCGTTCCGCGACCGCACGCACGGACTGGCGGTCGGCGGCGACTACCGCGCCGACCAGGCCTCGCCCCGGGCGGCGGCCGTCACGGGCGACGGCGGCCGCAGCTGGCGGCAGGCGCAGACCCCGCCGCCCGCGTACCGCTCCGGTGTGGCCTGGCTCCCGCACAGCAGGTCCGCCGCCCTCGCGGTCGGACCCACCGGGACGGACCTGACGACGGACGGCGGCCGGACCTGGCGCACGGTCGACACCGGCTCGTTCGACACCGTCGACTGCACCGCCGACCTCGGCTGCTGGGCGGCCGGGGAGAAGGGCCGGGTCGCGCGACTGGAGTTCTGA
- a CDS encoding YciI family protein yields MFVMELTYTAPVERVEPLMEAHVAWLDGLYEEGVFIASGRKKPRDGGIILAVGDDRAGIEKIAATDPFVVGAVCTYRITEFIATKTAPELAPYRQQPSS; encoded by the coding sequence ATGTTTGTGATGGAACTGACCTACACCGCGCCGGTCGAGCGCGTCGAACCGCTGATGGAAGCCCATGTGGCATGGCTGGACGGCCTGTACGAGGAGGGCGTCTTCATCGCGTCGGGCAGGAAGAAGCCGCGCGACGGCGGGATCATCCTCGCGGTCGGGGACGATCGCGCCGGCATCGAGAAGATCGCGGCGACCGACCCCTTCGTCGTCGGCGCTGTGTGCACGTACCGGATCACCGAGTTCATCGCGACGAAGACAGCGCCGGAGCTGGCTCCCTACCGGCAGCAGCCGTCTTCCTGA
- a CDS encoding saccharopine dehydrogenase family protein, with the protein MNSQNGTDRAQRPYDIVLFGATGFVGRLTAEYLALHAPEGCRWAVAGRSRDKLEHLREQLAVINPSCAALTLIEADAADAGSLRELAGSARVVATTVGPYVWYGEGLVAACADAGTDYVDLTGEPEFVDLMYVRHDARARETGARLLHACGFDSVPHDLGVYFTVQQLPEGVPLTVDGFVRSNAMFSGGTLASALNAMGRGRQTLRAARERRLHEPRLVGRRAQAPLGGPRFSRETGAWALPLPTIDPQIVARSARALERYGPDFRYRHYAAVKTLPMALGGPAAVGAGFALAQIPAARRWLTSRYAPGDGPGAKRRSESWFSVRFVGEGGGRRVFTEVKGGDPGYDETAKILAEAAMCLAEDTLPRTSGQVTPAVAMGDALLTRLQKAGLHFRVAHTR; encoded by the coding sequence GTGAACAGCCAGAACGGGACGGACCGCGCACAGCGGCCGTACGACATCGTGCTCTTCGGGGCGACCGGATTCGTCGGACGGCTCACCGCCGAGTATCTCGCCCTGCACGCGCCCGAAGGCTGCCGCTGGGCGGTCGCGGGACGCAGCCGCGACAAGCTCGAGCACCTCAGGGAACAACTGGCCGTCATCAACCCCTCGTGCGCGGCCCTGACGCTGATCGAGGCCGACGCCGCCGACGCCGGCTCGCTGCGGGAGCTCGCCGGGTCCGCCAGGGTCGTCGCCACGACGGTCGGCCCGTACGTCTGGTACGGCGAGGGCCTGGTCGCCGCGTGCGCCGACGCCGGGACGGACTACGTCGACCTCACCGGGGAGCCCGAGTTCGTCGACCTGATGTACGTGCGGCACGACGCGCGGGCCCGGGAGACCGGCGCACGTCTCCTCCACGCGTGCGGCTTCGACTCGGTCCCGCACGACCTCGGCGTGTACTTCACCGTGCAGCAGCTCCCCGAAGGGGTGCCGCTCACCGTCGACGGCTTCGTCCGCTCCAACGCGATGTTCTCCGGCGGCACGCTGGCCTCCGCGCTCAACGCGATGGGCCGCGGCCGCCAGACGCTGCGCGCCGCACGCGAACGGCGCCTGCACGAACCGAGGTTGGTCGGCCGCCGGGCACAGGCCCCCCTCGGCGGGCCGCGCTTCAGCCGGGAGACCGGGGCGTGGGCGCTGCCCCTGCCGACGATCGACCCGCAGATCGTGGCCCGCTCGGCGCGCGCGCTGGAACGCTACGGCCCCGACTTCCGCTACCGCCACTACGCGGCGGTCAAGACCCTTCCGATGGCACTGGGCGGGCCGGCGGCCGTCGGCGCGGGCTTCGCCCTCGCACAGATCCCGGCGGCCCGGCGGTGGCTGACGAGCCGTTACGCGCCGGGCGACGGCCCCGGCGCGAAGCGCCGGTCCGAGAGCTGGTTCTCGGTCCGCTTCGTCGGCGAGGGCGGCGGCCGCCGGGTCTTCACCGAGGTGAAGGGCGGCGACCCGGGCTACGACGAGACGGCGAAGATACTGGCGGAGGCGGCGATGTGCCTGGCGGAGGACACGCTGCCGAGGACCTCCGGCCAGGTGACGCCGGCGGTGGCGATGGGCGACGCGCTGCTGACACGACTCCAGAAGGCAGGCCTCCACTTCCGGGTGGCCCACACCCGCTGA
- the ssgD gene encoding spore wall synthesis regulator SsgD: MSTVIEQTVQARLVASAPQMESVPATLHYDRRDPFAVRIDFPGPATLEGSDVSWAFSRELLAEGVHEPAGLGDVRLRPYGYDRTVLEFHAPEGMAMVHIRTGELRRFLERVQEVVPVGLEHLYLGLDQDLTELLRDAA, translated from the coding sequence TTGTCCACCGTCATCGAACAGACCGTCCAGGCCCGACTCGTCGCGTCCGCACCCCAGATGGAGTCCGTTCCCGCGACGCTGCACTACGACCGCCGTGACCCGTTCGCCGTCCGTATCGACTTCCCCGGCCCGGCCACCCTGGAGGGCTCCGACGTGTCGTGGGCGTTCTCGCGGGAGTTGCTGGCGGAGGGGGTCCATGAACCCGCCGGCCTCGGTGACGTACGGCTGCGGCCGTACGGCTACGACCGGACGGTGCTGGAGTTCCACGCTCCGGAGGGCATGGCCATGGTGCACATCCGCACCGGGGAGCTGCGGCGCTTCCTCGAGCGGGTGCAGGAGGTGGTCCCGGTCGGTCTCGAGCACCTGTATCTGGGGCTCGACCAGGATCTGACGGAGTTGTTGCGCGACGCCGCCTGA
- a CDS encoding LysR substrate-binding domain-containing protein, which yields MNSGGPRNPCTAWTTDAGASPSTPNRPRHQVGFTPAARYITADIAARLTLARAGLATALVPRTAIDPAAPGIRAVPIEDHPILRLLFAATRHTEAADPTTPAVIAALRTAARQGGTTYLPRAQPGPERVVRKTAAAGREPAPALSSSR from the coding sequence GTGAACAGTGGAGGGCCGAGGAACCCTTGTACCGCCTGGACCACCGACGCCGGTGCCTCACCGAGCACCCCGAACCGTCCGCGCCACCAGGTCGGCTTCACACCCGCGGCGCGCTACATCACCGCCGACATCGCCGCCCGGCTCACCCTCGCCCGGGCCGGCCTCGCCACCGCGCTCGTCCCCCGAACGGCCATCGACCCGGCCGCACCAGGAATCCGCGCGGTGCCCATCGAGGACCACCCCATCCTGCGTCTCCTGTTCGCCGCGACGCGTCACACCGAAGCCGCGGACCCGACGACCCCGGCCGTCATCGCGGCGCTGCGCACAGCCGCGCGGCAAGGCGGCACCACGTACCTCCCGCGGGCCCAACCGGGCCCTGAACGGGTCGTCAGGAAGACGGCTGCTGCCGGTAGGGAGCCAGCTCCGGCGCTGTCTTCGTCGCGATGA